The proteins below are encoded in one region of Streptomyces cyanogenus:
- a CDS encoding DUF488 family protein, producing the protein MGHVRTDPPDSTSGARPELITFGHGTADRTALAGLLRGAGVAAVVDVRTAPGSRRNPDVSRQRLARWMPEEEIAYRWEQRLGGWRKPTPDSPDTVWRNESFRGYAGHTRSPEFVTAMDVLMRQAGEERTAVMCSEAVWWRCHRRLIADFAVLARGAHVLHLMHDGRLTAHTPTPGARLRRDGLVVYDAGPRTAR; encoded by the coding sequence ATGGGCCACGTCCGGACCGACCCCCCGGACAGCACGTCCGGGGCGCGCCCGGAGCTGATCACGTTCGGTCACGGCACTGCCGATCGGACCGCTCTGGCAGGTCTTCTCCGCGGAGCCGGCGTCGCCGCCGTCGTGGACGTCAGGACCGCGCCCGGCAGTCGCCGGAACCCGGACGTGTCACGTCAGCGGCTGGCCCGGTGGATGCCCGAGGAGGAGATCGCCTACCGGTGGGAGCAGAGGCTGGGCGGGTGGCGCAAGCCGACGCCGGACTCGCCCGACACGGTCTGGCGCAACGAGTCCTTCCGCGGCTACGCCGGTCACACGCGCAGCCCCGAGTTCGTCACCGCGATGGACGTCCTGATGCGGCAGGCGGGTGAGGAGCGCACCGCGGTGATGTGCAGTGAGGCGGTGTGGTGGCGGTGCCACCGGCGGCTGATCGCCGACTTCGCCGTCCTGGCCCGTGGCGCGCACGTCCTGCACCTGATGCACGACGGACGCCTCACGGCGCACACCCCGACGCCCGGTGCACGCCTCCGCCGCGACGGTCTCGTCGTCTACGACGCCGGCCCCCGAACAGCACGGTGA
- a CDS encoding cation acetate symporter, whose product MNQTYGIVAVSAAVVVTLVIGSTGLRISRTTSDFYVASRTVPPYLNAMAISGEYLSAASFLGIAGLVAAQGVEMLWFPVGYAAGYLVLLVFVAAPLRRSGAYTLPDFADARLESRAARRVASALVVGVGWLYLLPQLQGAGLTLGLVTGAPRWLGGVLVAVVVTLAVAAGGMRSITFVQAFQYCLKLTALLVPAVFLLLAWHGDPRPAGALDEPPTFRRHTQVTVETTVRIRIEAPLRTVATGVVDGRGHDHDRLLLDPGVHEVRAGTTLRFPPDTPVPGREPDDGRGAGASSWAAPLSGGRDDHPLYTTYGLIFATFLGTMGLPHVLVRFYTNPDGRAARRTTVIVLALVGGFYLLPPLYGLLGRIYAPDLLLTGTTDAAVLVLPERLVGGPGGDLLGALIAAGACAAFLSTASGLTLSVAGVLSQDVLPSLGVRHFRLATLLAVAVPVTVSVAASKLPVANAVGLAFAVAASSFCPLLLLGIWWRGLTAPGAIAGLLTGGGSALTAVALTIAGPLTDGWAHTLLAWPAVWSVPLGFLTMILVSLATRDRIPAGTEAAMARLHLPERPAGQGASATRRGVTTP is encoded by the coding sequence GTGAACCAGACGTACGGCATCGTGGCCGTGTCGGCGGCCGTCGTCGTGACCCTGGTGATCGGCTCGACGGGACTGCGCATCTCCCGCACGACCTCCGACTTCTACGTCGCCTCCCGTACCGTTCCGCCGTACCTCAACGCCATGGCCATCAGCGGCGAGTACCTGTCGGCGGCCTCGTTCCTCGGTATCGCCGGACTCGTCGCCGCCCAGGGCGTGGAGATGCTCTGGTTCCCCGTCGGCTACGCCGCCGGCTACCTCGTCCTGCTCGTGTTCGTCGCCGCCCCGCTGCGCCGCTCCGGGGCCTACACGCTGCCCGACTTCGCCGACGCGCGGCTGGAGTCCCGGGCCGCCCGGCGCGTCGCCAGCGCGCTCGTCGTCGGCGTCGGCTGGCTCTACCTGCTGCCCCAGCTCCAGGGTGCGGGCCTCACCCTCGGCCTGGTCACCGGCGCGCCGCGCTGGCTCGGCGGTGTGCTCGTCGCCGTGGTCGTCACCCTGGCCGTGGCCGCCGGCGGCATGCGCAGCATCACCTTCGTGCAGGCCTTCCAGTACTGCCTGAAGCTGACCGCGCTCCTCGTACCCGCGGTGTTCCTCCTCCTCGCCTGGCACGGCGACCCCCGCCCCGCCGGTGCCCTGGACGAGCCGCCCACCTTCCGCCGGCACACCCAGGTCACCGTCGAGACCACCGTCCGCATCCGGATCGAGGCGCCGCTGCGGACCGTGGCGACCGGTGTCGTGGACGGCCGGGGCCACGACCACGACCGGCTGCTGCTGGACCCCGGCGTGCACGAGGTCCGGGCCGGTACGACGCTCCGGTTCCCGCCGGACACCCCGGTGCCCGGGCGGGAGCCGGACGACGGACGGGGCGCCGGAGCCTCCAGCTGGGCGGCGCCGCTGTCCGGCGGCCGGGACGACCACCCGCTGTACACCACCTACGGGCTGATCTTCGCCACCTTCCTGGGCACCATGGGGCTGCCCCACGTCCTCGTCCGCTTCTACACCAACCCCGACGGCCGCGCCGCCCGGCGCACCACCGTCATCGTGCTCGCCCTGGTCGGCGGCTTCTACCTGCTGCCGCCGCTGTACGGCCTCCTCGGCCGGATCTACGCCCCCGACCTGCTGCTCACCGGCACCACGGACGCCGCCGTCCTGGTCCTGCCGGAACGACTCGTCGGCGGTCCGGGCGGCGACCTGCTCGGCGCCCTGATCGCCGCCGGCGCCTGTGCCGCCTTCCTGTCCACCGCCTCCGGGCTCACCCTGTCGGTCGCGGGCGTGCTCAGCCAGGACGTCCTGCCCTCGCTCGGCGTACGCCACTTCCGGCTGGCGACGCTCCTGGCGGTCGCCGTGCCCGTGACGGTGAGCGTGGCCGCCAGCAAACTCCCCGTCGCCAACGCCGTCGGACTCGCCTTCGCGGTGGCCGCCTCCTCCTTCTGCCCGCTGCTGCTTCTCGGCATCTGGTGGCGCGGCCTCACCGCGCCCGGCGCGATCGCGGGGCTGCTCACCGGCGGCGGCAGCGCCCTCACCGCGGTCGCCCTGACCATCGCCGGGCCCCTCACCGACGGCTGGGCGCACACCCTGCTCGCCTGGCCGGCCGTGTGGTCCGTACCGCTCGGCTTCCTGACCATGATCCTGGTCTCGCTGGCGACCCGGGACCGGATCCCGGCCGGCACCGAGGCCGCCATGGCCCGCCTCCACCTGCCCGAACGCCCGGCCGGCCAGGGCGCGTCCGCCACCCGCCGAGGAGTGACCACCCCATGA
- a CDS encoding caspase family protein, whose protein sequence is MTRGISLHVGLNGVDPSKYHGWDGKLIACENDARDMDQLAKDAGFQDRTTLLTADATVGNVTTELRKAAQALTAGDVLFFTYSGHGGQIADLNGPEDEPDRLDETICLYDREYIDDEIYKEFEGFAEGVRILCLLDSCHSGSGVKVREILTPEALEEQFQTDDPNKVETTARIMPLDKQAEVYERDKQLYDEIQRKINAKDTRDLGATVLLISACQDNQLSADGLVNGLFTGTLLQVWNGGKFAGGYKAFHREILTKMPATQSPNLFVTGRTNTRFIRQRPFTI, encoded by the coding sequence ATGACTCGCGGCATCTCTCTTCACGTCGGGCTCAACGGCGTTGACCCCAGCAAGTACCACGGTTGGGACGGCAAACTCATCGCCTGCGAAAACGACGCCCGTGACATGGACCAGCTCGCCAAGGACGCTGGATTCCAGGACCGCACGACGTTGCTCACCGCCGACGCCACGGTCGGCAACGTCACCACGGAGCTTCGCAAGGCGGCGCAGGCCCTCACGGCCGGCGACGTGCTGTTCTTCACCTACTCCGGTCACGGTGGACAGATAGCGGACCTCAACGGCCCGGAGGACGAGCCGGATCGGCTCGACGAGACCATCTGTCTCTACGACCGGGAGTACATCGACGACGAGATCTACAAGGAGTTCGAAGGCTTCGCCGAGGGCGTTCGGATCCTGTGCCTGCTGGACAGCTGCCACAGCGGCAGCGGCGTCAAGGTCCGCGAGATCCTCACGCCGGAAGCCCTCGAAGAGCAGTTCCAGACGGACGACCCCAACAAGGTCGAGACGACGGCCAGGATCATGCCCCTGGACAAGCAGGCCGAGGTCTACGAGCGGGACAAGCAGCTCTACGACGAGATCCAGCGGAAGATCAACGCCAAGGACACCCGGGACCTCGGCGCGACGGTTCTGCTCATCTCGGCGTGCCAGGACAACCAGCTCTCGGCCGACGGCCTGGTGAACGGTCTGTTCACCGGGACCCTGCTCCAGGTGTGGAACGGCGGCAAGTTCGCCGGCGGCTACAAGGCGTTCCACCGCGAGATCCTCACGAAGATGCCGGCGACGCAGAGCCCGAACCTGTTCGTGACCGGCCGCACCAACACCCGGTTCATCCGGCAGCGGCCCTTCACCATCTGA